One window of Pseudomonadota bacterium genomic DNA carries:
- a CDS encoding alpha/beta hydrolase yields the protein MERIYSTQYGEVPLPKGIVSRKIKNNNGLEMHILESRPDEKGRPLIILAHGFPELAYSWRHILPEIASLGYVVVAPDQRGFGRTTGWSNQYDNSIEPFNLVNLARDIVGLVKALGYSEVKAIIGHDAGSYVAGVCALIRPDLFKACVMMSAPFTGAPPMIEETNSVLAHPTIHDLEDKLRALKEPRKHYKVYFSAPSSNDDLMNAPQGLHQFLRAYYHHKSAAWIYNQPFKLSSWDAEIIAQMPTYYIMHRDQTMPETVASHMPDENQIRACQWLPDEELAVYVSEYTRTTFQGGLQWYRCAIEGINQSALSLFSGQRIRVPSLFLSGKNDWGIYQTPGAIEHMHHQVCTSMKDVVLVDNAGHWVQQEQSQAVIGNLTHFLRSL from the coding sequence ATGGAACGTATTTATTCAACACAATATGGTGAGGTGCCACTGCCCAAAGGAATTGTATCCCGTAAGATTAAAAACAATAACGGCCTCGAGATGCATATATTGGAATCTCGGCCGGACGAGAAGGGAAGACCGCTAATCATACTCGCTCATGGCTTTCCAGAATTAGCCTATAGCTGGAGGCATATCCTTCCAGAAATCGCGTCACTTGGCTACGTGGTAGTTGCACCAGACCAACGAGGTTTTGGTCGAACAACAGGATGGAGCAATCAATATGATAATTCGATAGAGCCCTTTAACCTAGTTAACTTAGCTCGAGATATCGTTGGATTAGTAAAGGCTCTTGGATACAGCGAAGTTAAAGCGATTATCGGTCATGATGCGGGCTCTTATGTCGCCGGAGTCTGCGCGCTAATCCGCCCCGATTTATTCAAAGCTTGTGTGATGATGAGTGCTCCGTTCACTGGCGCACCTCCTATGATTGAGGAAACAAACTCAGTTCTAGCACACCCCACCATTCATGATTTAGAAGACAAATTGCGCGCACTTAAAGAACCAAGAAAACACTATAAAGTCTATTTTTCTGCACCGTCCTCAAATGACGATCTGATGAATGCACCCCAAGGACTACATCAATTTCTAAGAGCTTACTATCATCACAAGAGTGCTGCATGGATTTATAACCAACCATTCAAACTATCGTCATGGGATGCCGAAATAATCGCACAAATGCCGACTTACTACATCATGCATAGAGACCAAACAATGCCCGAGACAGTAGCCTCTCACATGCCAGACGAAAATCAGATTCGTGCATGTCAATGGCTACCTGACGAAGAACTTGCTGTGTATGTTTCAGAATACACAAGAACTACGTTTCAAGGCGGGCTGCAGTGGTATCGGTGTGCGATTGAGGGGATCAATCAATCCGCGCTATCTCTTTTCTCCGGACAACGCATCCGAGTCCCATCCTTATTTCTGTCGGGAAAAAATGACTGGGGTATTTATCAAACGCCTGGCGCCATAGAACATATGCATCATCAGGTGTGCACATCAATGAAAGATGTTGTCCTCGTCGATAATGCTGGCCATTGGGTACAACAAGAACAAAGTCAGGCTGTCATAGGTAATCTTACACATTTCCTCCGGAGTCTTTAA
- a CDS encoding GNAT family N-acetyltransferase produces the protein MVKIREASLDDCITIAALHAKSWQRAYKGILSDQYLDHEVESDRLQIWMGRFANPSVNQLILCLESAQDIVGFVCAYFSADEAFGTFIDNLHVSHALKRHGYGAQMVERIADLSRAQFNESRVYLWVLADNKPAVTFYERIGGERYEARIWDSPDGGKYLKYRYVWGRQR, from the coding sequence ATGGTTAAAATCCGAGAGGCTTCGCTTGATGACTGCATTACAATTGCGGCACTCCATGCTAAAAGTTGGCAGCGTGCGTACAAAGGCATTTTGAGTGATCAGTACTTAGATCATGAGGTCGAGTCGGATCGGTTGCAGATATGGATGGGCCGTTTCGCTAATCCAAGTGTAAATCAACTTATCTTATGCCTAGAGAGCGCCCAAGATATAGTTGGATTCGTGTGTGCCTATTTTTCAGCGGATGAGGCGTTTGGAACTTTTATAGATAATTTGCATGTCAGTCACGCTTTGAAGCGACATGGTTATGGTGCTCAAATGGTGGAGCGTATAGCCGATCTTAGTCGAGCACAATTTAATGAGTCACGTGTGTATCTGTGGGTACTGGCTGATAACAAGCCGGCTGTTACATTCTATGAACGTATTGGGGGGGAGCGCTACGAGGCGCGGATATGGGACTCTCCCGATGGCGGCAAATATTTAAAGTATCGATATGTCTGGGGTCGTCAGCGGTAA
- a CDS encoding YbdD/YjiX family protein: MNILKKFWAYIRQASGDDAYERYCAHHQLNHHESELMNRAEYFEYRQHNKWSGVTRCC; encoded by the coding sequence ATGAATATACTTAAAAAGTTTTGGGCATATATTCGACAAGCTTCTGGAGATGACGCGTACGAACGTTATTGTGCGCATCATCAACTTAATCATCACGAGTCCGAACTCATGAATCGTGCCGAGTACTTTGAATATCGACAACATAATAAATGGAGTGGCGTGACTCGATGTTGCTAA
- a CDS encoding carbon starvation protein A produces MPKSLLSKFIWLGIVVLGASAVGGIAITRGESINAIWFIVAAICTYLVGFRFYSAWICAKVLVLDETRATPAERLNNGRDFIPTNKWVTFGHHFAAISGPGPLIGPTLAMQFGYLPGTIWILVGAVLGGCVQDMIILFCSTRRDGRSLGQIAKDELGPIGGWAALLGTMMIMIILIAVLGLVIVKAMAHSPWATATVLGTIPVAMLVGIYMKGIRPGRVLEGTLIGIALLFVCVLGGGWIDANESIRGLFEWSSEQTAWFVIIYGFSAAVLPVWLLLAPRDYLSTFLKLGVVFLLAFSIVILAPEIKMPHLTQFAENGMGPIFKGDLFPFVFITIACGAISGFHSLVASGTTPKLLTNEREIRMIGYGSMALESFVAIMAVVAATVLEPGVFFAINSPAGVVGSTAAEAVATISSWGFPVSVEEMESLATSMGESTLFARTGGAPSLAVGMATIFSGTFGGSALAVWYHFAIMFEVLFILTTLDAGTRVGRFMLQDFGKHIWKPIGNVSSYPMTILASVIFVSAWGYFLWQGVKDPHGGINILWPLFGISNQLLAGIALCVATSIIIKMGKLRYAWVTGLPLIWLTFICTWAGWEKVFSSNPAVGFLSGASDMADKLAAGALSPDVAAVAPQLIFAKRIDAVLAILFAIILWIVIIDMLRMSFKFLNGGKVLPLSEAPYVRLNLNTSSVTTGLH; encoded by the coding sequence ATGCCAAAAAGCCTACTTAGTAAATTTATTTGGTTAGGAATCGTAGTCCTTGGCGCGAGTGCTGTTGGCGGCATAGCAATTACTCGCGGGGAGTCGATCAATGCGATCTGGTTCATCGTCGCCGCTATTTGTACTTATCTAGTCGGATTTCGATTTTATAGCGCATGGATTTGTGCAAAAGTTCTAGTCTTGGATGAAACGCGCGCAACACCGGCTGAGAGATTGAATAACGGTCGAGATTTTATTCCAACCAATAAGTGGGTCACTTTCGGACATCACTTTGCCGCTATTTCCGGACCAGGGCCGCTCATTGGGCCAACACTCGCCATGCAATTTGGTTATCTCCCTGGAACGATTTGGATTCTTGTTGGTGCAGTCCTTGGAGGCTGTGTACAAGACATGATCATCCTTTTTTGCTCTACAAGACGCGATGGTCGCTCGTTAGGTCAAATAGCTAAAGATGAACTTGGACCCATCGGAGGCTGGGCAGCCTTACTAGGAACCATGATGATTATGATCATTCTGATAGCCGTTCTAGGTCTGGTGATCGTGAAGGCTATGGCTCATAGCCCGTGGGCAACTGCAACTGTGCTTGGTACAATTCCAGTTGCAATGCTGGTCGGCATTTATATGAAAGGCATTCGTCCAGGTCGCGTACTAGAGGGAACACTTATTGGAATTGCTCTACTTTTTGTGTGCGTTCTAGGAGGGGGATGGATAGATGCAAATGAATCTATCCGTGGTTTATTTGAATGGAGTAGTGAGCAAACCGCATGGTTCGTGATCATTTACGGATTTAGCGCCGCTGTTCTTCCTGTATGGCTTTTATTAGCACCTCGAGACTACCTGTCAACATTTCTTAAGCTTGGCGTTGTGTTTTTGCTTGCGTTCTCAATTGTTATCCTGGCTCCTGAAATCAAAATGCCTCACCTCACACAGTTTGCGGAAAACGGCATGGGACCTATTTTCAAAGGTGATTTGTTCCCATTTGTGTTCATCACGATTGCGTGTGGGGCTATTTCTGGATTTCACTCATTGGTCGCTTCCGGCACGACGCCTAAACTACTTACTAATGAGCGAGAAATTAGAATGATCGGATACGGATCCATGGCGCTTGAGTCATTCGTAGCTATCATGGCAGTCGTCGCAGCTACCGTCTTAGAGCCTGGGGTTTTCTTCGCAATCAACAGTCCTGCAGGCGTTGTAGGCAGTACAGCTGCCGAAGCCGTGGCTACTATTTCCTCTTGGGGTTTTCCAGTTAGTGTTGAGGAAATGGAATCCCTAGCGACAAGCATGGGTGAATCGACCTTATTTGCTCGGACTGGCGGTGCTCCATCACTTGCAGTGGGTATGGCGACCATTTTCTCAGGGACCTTTGGGGGATCAGCTCTCGCTGTGTGGTATCACTTCGCCATCATGTTCGAGGTACTCTTCATCCTCACAACGTTAGATGCAGGAACGCGAGTTGGTCGATTTATGCTCCAAGATTTTGGAAAACACATTTGGAAACCAATCGGTAACGTATCATCCTACCCAATGACCATTCTTGCCAGTGTCATCTTTGTGTCGGCGTGGGGCTACTTCCTGTGGCAAGGCGTGAAGGATCCTCATGGAGGCATCAACATACTCTGGCCTCTATTTGGAATTTCAAATCAGCTTTTAGCAGGCATCGCTCTATGTGTTGCCACCAGCATCATAATAAAAATGGGCAAACTGCGTTATGCGTGGGTTACAGGTCTACCGCTGATTTGGCTAACATTTATATGCACTTGGGCCGGATGGGAAAAAGTATTTAGCTCTAACCCTGCCGTAGGTTTCCTATCCGGGGCTTCAGATATGGCTGATAAGCTTGCTGCTGGAGCCCTAAGTCCAGACGTTGCCGCAGTAGCTCCGCAGTTAATCTTTGCAAAACGTATTGATGCGGTATTAGCGATTCTCTTCGCAATCATTTTATGGATTGTGATCATTGATATGCTCAGAATGAGCTTTAAGTTTCTCAATGGAGGAAAAGTACTGCCTCTTTCAGAAGCTCCTTACGTACGCTTGAACTTAAACACATCCTCAGTTACCACAGGATTACACTAA
- a CDS encoding serine hydroxymethyltransferase, with protein MFRHKDSIQSSDPELWNAMSLEFQRQEDHVELIASENYASPAVLEAQGSLLTNKYAEGYPGKRYYGGCEFVDQVEMLAISRAKELFGAEAVNVQPHSGSQANAAVYMSVLKPGDTVLGMALADGGHLTHGSPVNFSGKIYNFVSYGLDKDEIINYSAIEELAHKHKPRMIVAGASAYSLIIDWARIAEVAKAIDAYFLVDLAHYAGLVAAGVYPSPVGIADFVTTTTHKTLRGPRGGLILSSLEYEKRVNSSIFPGNQGGPLMHVIAGKAVALKEALTQEFVAYQEQVIINAKAMAKVLTERGLRIISGGTDSHLFLVDLRGKKITGKEVERVLGVAHITVNKNAIPNDPESPFVTSGIRIGSPAVTTRGFGYEEACQTANLIADVLDRPHDASVAAKVRDAIKDLCKRHPVYG; from the coding sequence ATGTTTCGCCATAAAGATAGTATTCAAAGTAGTGATCCGGAGCTTTGGAATGCTATGAGCTTAGAGTTTCAAAGGCAAGAAGATCACGTGGAACTGATTGCGTCAGAAAATTACGCTAGCCCAGCAGTATTAGAAGCTCAGGGGTCCTTGCTGACTAATAAATATGCTGAGGGCTACCCTGGCAAACGTTATTACGGCGGGTGTGAGTTTGTTGATCAAGTTGAGATGTTGGCGATCAGTCGTGCTAAAGAATTGTTTGGCGCGGAAGCGGTAAACGTACAACCACACTCTGGTAGTCAGGCAAATGCTGCAGTTTATATGTCTGTCCTTAAGCCAGGTGATACTGTACTCGGCATGGCGCTAGCGGACGGAGGCCACCTTACCCATGGTTCCCCTGTAAATTTTAGCGGTAAGATTTATAACTTCGTGAGTTACGGCCTGGATAAAGATGAAATTATTAATTACTCCGCAATTGAGGAGTTAGCTCATAAACATAAGCCTAGAATGATAGTTGCGGGGGCTTCTGCGTACTCGTTGATTATTGATTGGGCTCGAATTGCTGAAGTGGCAAAAGCCATTGATGCCTATTTCTTGGTTGATCTGGCACATTATGCTGGTCTGGTCGCTGCAGGTGTTTATCCTTCACCGGTAGGTATTGCAGATTTTGTAACGACTACGACCCATAAAACATTAAGAGGTCCGAGAGGTGGTTTGATCCTATCAAGTCTTGAGTATGAAAAACGTGTGAATTCTTCAATTTTCCCTGGGAATCAGGGAGGACCTTTGATGCACGTCATTGCTGGAAAAGCTGTCGCACTTAAAGAAGCACTGACTCAGGAGTTTGTTGCTTATCAAGAGCAGGTAATCATTAATGCAAAGGCCATGGCGAAGGTTCTCACGGAGCGAGGTTTGAGGATTATTTCAGGCGGTACGGATAGCCATTTATTTTTAGTTGATTTACGTGGAAAAAAAATTACAGGGAAAGAGGTGGAGCGTGTACTTGGCGTTGCGCATATTACGGTCAATAAGAACGCAATACCGAATGACCCGGAGTCGCCGTTTGTGACGAGTGGTATCCGTATTGGTTCTCCTGCGGTGACTACTAGAGGTTTTGGTTATGAAGAGGCATGTCAAACGGCAAATTTGATTGCCGATGTTCTAGATCGGCCACATGATGCTTCGGTTGCGGCTAAAGTGAGAGATGCTATTAAGGACCTGTGTAAACGGCATCCTGTGTACGGATGA
- the nrdR gene encoding transcriptional regulator NrdR, translating into MKCPFCSYEDTQVVDSRVSESGDSIRRRRRCVACDKRFTTYEVVELRMPQLVKTNGTREEFDERKIRTGFSRALHRRPVPTNLVEDAINRIIQKTLSFGVREIESRRIGELVMAELRKLDKVAYIRFASVYRNFQDEEDFRDVLEEVQKP; encoded by the coding sequence ATGAAATGTCCGTTTTGCAGTTATGAAGACACACAAGTAGTGGATTCAAGAGTTTCTGAAAGTGGTGATAGTATCCGTCGCCGTAGGCGTTGTGTGGCTTGCGATAAGCGCTTTACAACTTATGAGGTGGTTGAGTTACGCATGCCCCAATTGGTTAAGACGAATGGCACCCGAGAGGAATTTGATGAAAGGAAGATCAGAACTGGTTTTTCACGTGCGCTGCATAGGCGGCCTGTACCTACCAATTTAGTTGAAGATGCGATAAATCGTATTATCCAAAAAACTTTATCATTCGGAGTGCGTGAGATTGAGTCACGCCGCATAGGTGAATTGGTGATGGCAGAGTTACGTAAATTGGATAAGGTGGCTTATATCCGCTTCGCTTCGGTTTATCGAAACTTTCAAGATGAAGAGGATTTTCGAGATGTCCTCGAGGAAGTTCAAAAACCGTGA
- the ribD gene encoding bifunctional diaminohydroxyphosphoribosylaminopyrimidine deaminase/5-amino-6-(5-phosphoribosylamino)uracil reductase RibD → MSVVETEAHEDEYFMAKALELATLGLYSTAPNPRVGCVIVKNGRIVGQGWHVASGEAHAEVLAMKQAAAETLGATLYVNLEPCAHQGQTPPCVDAIIKAGISRVILSSRDSNPLVNGKGIERLKANGITVLEGLLAQKSRELNIGFFRRMESGKPWVRVKVAAGLDGKTALENGKSQWITSELAREDVHRWRARSCAVLTGVGTVVEDDPRLTVRYIETSRQPVKVVVDSQLRSPLSARLFKMPGATIATAVTNKERLGPFIDKGVNVLVLPDSNGRVDLAALLIELANQHMNEVLVEAGINLHSAFLRRNLIDEMIIYYAPKFLGAQGRGMFFLNELEKMDEVAERDIIDIKKFGRDFRVMVRF, encoded by the coding sequence GTGAGCGTGGTTGAAACCGAGGCGCATGAAGATGAGTATTTCATGGCTAAGGCGCTTGAATTAGCGACTCTAGGCCTGTACTCGACTGCACCGAACCCAAGAGTGGGTTGTGTGATTGTGAAAAATGGACGTATCGTTGGTCAAGGATGGCATGTTGCTTCTGGGGAGGCGCACGCAGAGGTCTTGGCAATGAAGCAAGCTGCTGCTGAGACCTTAGGCGCAACGCTTTATGTCAATCTAGAGCCATGTGCTCATCAGGGGCAAACACCTCCTTGTGTTGACGCCATCATTAAAGCAGGTATAAGTCGAGTCATTTTGAGCTCGCGGGATTCTAACCCATTGGTCAATGGGAAAGGGATCGAGCGACTTAAGGCGAATGGGATTACAGTGTTAGAGGGATTACTCGCTCAGAAGTCGCGAGAGCTTAATATCGGTTTTTTTAGAAGGATGGAGTCCGGTAAGCCTTGGGTTCGTGTCAAAGTTGCTGCAGGACTTGATGGAAAAACCGCGTTAGAAAATGGAAAGAGTCAGTGGATCACGTCAGAGTTAGCAAGAGAGGATGTTCATCGGTGGCGAGCGCGTTCGTGTGCTGTGCTTACGGGAGTTGGTACCGTCGTAGAGGATGACCCCAGACTGACTGTACGATATATTGAAACGAGTCGACAGCCTGTAAAGGTAGTTGTGGATAGTCAATTACGTAGCCCCTTGAGTGCACGGCTTTTTAAAATGCCTGGAGCAACGATTGCGACTGCAGTCACAAATAAGGAGCGACTAGGCCCCTTTATTGATAAAGGCGTTAATGTATTGGTGTTGCCCGACTCGAATGGCCGCGTTGATTTAGCGGCGCTCTTAATTGAATTAGCTAACCAGCATATGAATGAGGTTTTAGTGGAGGCGGGTATTAACTTGCATAGTGCGTTCCTGCGTAGAAATTTAATTGATGAGATGATCATCTACTATGCGCCGAAATTTTTGGGTGCCCAAGGCAGAGGAATGTTTTTTCTTAATGAGCTAGAAAAGATGGACGAAGTCGCCGAGAGAGATATCATTGACATTAAAAAATTTGGTAGGGATTTTAGAGTTATGGTTAGATTTTGA
- a CDS encoding riboflavin synthase, with protein MFTGIVECTGGVERCEAAGAGASLVVRSDLFKMDGVAIGDSIAVNGACLTVVGLSENSLDFDVSPETLKLVTGFLVGDVVNLERAMTLNSLVGGHLVSGHVDGIGKIEVVDERDGNWEITITIPSALNRYLVKKGSITVNGVSLTVNEDKKDKVLINLVPHTINMTNLKFIRPGSCVNLEVDMLARYVEKLLTNSDSI; from the coding sequence ATGTTTACAGGAATTGTTGAGTGCACAGGTGGTGTAGAGCGTTGCGAAGCTGCTGGGGCAGGTGCAAGTTTGGTGGTGCGCAGTGATCTTTTCAAGATGGATGGCGTCGCAATTGGTGACAGTATCGCGGTTAACGGCGCGTGTTTGACGGTCGTTGGCTTAAGTGAAAACTCGCTTGATTTTGATGTATCGCCAGAGACACTAAAACTGGTTACCGGTTTTTTAGTGGGTGATGTCGTTAATTTAGAACGTGCCATGACACTAAACTCATTAGTTGGTGGACATTTAGTAAGTGGACACGTTGATGGGATTGGAAAGATTGAGGTTGTTGACGAAAGAGATGGGAATTGGGAGATAACTATTACAATTCCGTCGGCATTAAATAGGTATCTTGTCAAAAAAGGATCTATAACAGTAAATGGTGTGAGTTTGACCGTGAATGAAGATAAAAAAGATAAAGTGCTGATTAATCTTGTGCCTCATACGATCAACATGACTAATTTAAAATTTATTAGGCCTGGTAGTTGCGTTAATTTAGAAGTTGATATGCTGGCGCGTTATGTGGAAAAGCTCTTAACTAATTCTGACTCAATATGA
- the ribBA gene encoding bifunctional 3,4-dihydroxy-2-butanone-4-phosphate synthase/GTP cyclohydrolase II, with amino-acid sequence MTSDISPISDIIDDFKNGKMVILVDEEDRENEGDLVMAAEHVTAEAVNFMATFGRGLICLTLTEEKCRKLNLMPMVGFNGSRMGTNFTASIEAAQGVTTGISAADRALTIKVASFADASPTDIVQPGHVFPLKAVEGGVLVRAGHTEAGCDLALMAGLQPSAVICEILKENGEMARLPDLVTFSIQHNIKIGTIADLIAYRGQHESLVERVLERSIDTVAGSFKLVAYRDRISKEVHLALVKGTLEASKEILVRVHEPLSIADLLDKNSRIHSWHFDDALATINQAGTGVLILIHRTEDGDSLLRHLQPGQELPTKMDLRNYGIGAQILKDLGVARMRLMATPRRMPSMTGFDLETVGYREKPSD; translated from the coding sequence ATGACATCTGACATTAGCCCAATATCCGACATCATTGATGATTTTAAAAACGGAAAGATGGTTATTCTCGTCGATGAGGAAGATCGTGAAAACGAGGGGGATCTTGTTATGGCCGCGGAGCATGTGACAGCGGAAGCTGTAAATTTTATGGCTACATTTGGTAGAGGACTTATCTGTTTGACGCTAACTGAGGAAAAGTGTCGAAAGTTAAATTTGATGCCTATGGTAGGCTTCAACGGTTCTCGTATGGGTACAAATTTTACTGCTTCGATTGAGGCTGCACAGGGTGTTACGACTGGAATTTCTGCCGCGGATAGGGCGCTAACAATTAAGGTGGCCTCCTTTGCTGACGCTTCTCCGACGGATATCGTACAGCCAGGGCATGTTTTTCCTCTGAAGGCGGTAGAGGGTGGAGTTCTAGTGAGGGCCGGACATACTGAGGCTGGTTGCGATTTGGCCTTGATGGCAGGATTGCAACCGTCGGCTGTGATTTGCGAGATCTTAAAAGAAAATGGTGAAATGGCTCGACTGCCTGATCTCGTAACTTTTAGTATCCAGCATAATATTAAAATCGGAACGATTGCCGATTTAATTGCTTATCGAGGCCAGCATGAATCGCTGGTGGAGCGTGTTTTGGAGCGATCTATTGATACGGTTGCCGGATCTTTTAAGTTGGTTGCTTATCGTGATCGCATTTCAAAAGAAGTACATCTGGCACTTGTTAAAGGAACATTGGAAGCTTCCAAAGAGATCTTGGTTCGAGTTCATGAACCTTTGTCCATAGCTGATCTTCTCGATAAGAATAGTCGTATACATTCATGGCACTTTGATGATGCCTTGGCCACTATCAACCAAGCGGGTACAGGTGTTTTGATACTTATCCACCGCACTGAGGACGGGGATTCGCTGCTGCGACATTTGCAACCAGGCCAAGAGTTGCCGACAAAAATGGACCTTCGTAACTATGGGATTGGCGCTCAAATTTTGAAAGATCTTGGTGTTGCTCGTATGAGGTTGATGGCTACACCAAGGCGAATGCCTAGCATGACTGGTTTTGATCTAGAGACTGTTGGCTATAGGGAAAAACCATCTGATTGA
- the ribH gene encoding 6,7-dimethyl-8-ribityllumazine synthase has product MQKFETQPFEEVTGDGLKVGIVIAQFNKDVTEAMRVACGEQLVHLGVSPDDITYAEVPGALEIPIVLDAMAKTGSFDALIALGSVIRGETYHFEVVSHESAKGIMRVQLDTGIPIANGILTCENMNQTTERMEQKSKQCADVAIGMVRLLDLIYER; this is encoded by the coding sequence TTGCAAAAATTTGAGACTCAACCCTTTGAGGAAGTTACCGGTGATGGGTTAAAGGTTGGCATAGTTATCGCGCAATTTAATAAGGATGTTACGGAAGCGATGCGCGTGGCTTGTGGCGAACAGCTAGTGCACTTAGGCGTTAGCCCCGATGATATTACATATGCTGAGGTTCCGGGCGCGCTGGAAATCCCGATCGTTTTGGATGCTATGGCAAAAACCGGTAGCTTCGATGCATTAATTGCGCTCGGGTCTGTAATTCGAGGAGAGACATACCATTTTGAAGTGGTTTCACACGAATCAGCGAAGGGAATTATGAGGGTTCAGTTGGATACGGGTATTCCGATTGCTAACGGGATTCTTACTTGTGAAAACATGAATCAGACAACCGAGCGTATGGAGCAAAAATCAAAACAATGTGCTGATGTGGCCATTGGTATGGTGCGGCTACTAGATCTAATTTATGAAAGGTAG
- the nusB gene encoding transcription antitermination factor NusB, with translation MKGSRRYARVLAMKGLYHWQVNQVEVEKIIEVLITEEEYPKADVNYTRSLLESAINNSLRYYKDIESCLDRPISQISPIEKAILLIAMVELGETSEVPFKVVINECVELAKQFGGTDGHKYINGVLDRYLKGCRAAQS, from the coding sequence ATGAAAGGTAGTCGGCGATACGCTCGGGTATTAGCTATGAAAGGCTTGTATCATTGGCAAGTAAACCAGGTTGAGGTCGAGAAGATCATAGAGGTTTTAATCACCGAGGAAGAATATCCGAAGGCGGATGTAAATTACACGCGTAGCCTCTTAGAATCTGCGATTAACAATTCGTTACGATATTACAAAGATATTGAATCCTGCCTTGATCGCCCGATATCACAAATTTCACCGATAGAAAAAGCGATTTTGCTCATTGCTATGGTTGAGCTTGGTGAAACTTCTGAGGTGCCATTTAAGGTAGTCATCAACGAGTGTGTCGAGTTGGCAAAGCAGTTTGGCGGAACTGATGGACATAAATACATTAATGGCGTCCTGGATCGATATCTCAAGGGCTGCCGCGCAGCACAATCTTAA
- the panB gene encoding 3-methyl-2-oxobutanoate hydroxymethyltransferase has product MSEDVVKKLSIYDLQDKVDRGEKVFQVTAVDFPTAQLVDRSGVDCILIGDSLGMTALGYTGTVPVTMDEMIHHAKAISRATKRCILVGDLPLGAYHATKADAINNAMRMVKEGGADVVKMEGGEEFADIAKAVVDAGIPVMAHIGLTPQLLSKMGGFRVQGKSAKAGAQLLCDALALERAGCFAIVLEAIPDRVAALITDTLRIPTIGIGAGAGCDGQNLVLHDMVGLFDRFSPKFMKKYANCWEIILKALDDFQNEVRGGQFPMKEHSFSMDDEEYKEFLAVVSRS; this is encoded by the coding sequence ATGTCTGAAGATGTTGTTAAGAAATTGTCTATATATGATTTGCAAGATAAGGTGGATCGTGGAGAAAAAGTATTTCAGGTAACAGCTGTCGATTTTCCTACAGCGCAGCTTGTTGATCGCTCTGGAGTGGATTGTATTTTGATTGGGGATTCTTTGGGGATGACGGCACTGGGTTACACCGGTACAGTGCCCGTTACCATGGATGAAATGATTCATCACGCGAAGGCGATATCTCGGGCTACAAAGCGATGCATCTTGGTTGGTGATCTTCCTCTCGGGGCTTACCATGCAACCAAAGCAGATGCGATTAATAATGCGATGCGTATGGTCAAAGAGGGGGGTGCAGATGTTGTCAAGATGGAAGGGGGCGAAGAGTTTGCAGATATAGCGAAGGCGGTTGTAGACGCAGGGATTCCTGTGATGGCTCATATCGGACTGACGCCACAATTGCTGTCAAAGATGGGGGGATTCAGAGTTCAGGGAAAGAGTGCTAAAGCGGGGGCGCAACTTTTGTGCGATGCGCTTGCGCTAGAGAGGGCTGGATGCTTCGCAATTGTTTTAGAAGCTATTCCTGATCGGGTCGCGGCACTGATTACTGATACGCTTCGGATACCCACAATTGGTATTGGGGCCGGTGCCGGATGCGATGGTCAGAACTTGGTGTTACATGATATGGTCGGGTTGTTCGATCGATTTTCTCCAAAGTTCATGAAGAAATATGCAAATTGTTGGGAGATTATTCTTAAGGCACTTGATGACTTTCAGAATGAGGTTAGAGGAGGGCAATTCCCAATGAAAGAACACAGCTTTTCAATGGATGATGAAGAGTACAAAGAGTTCTTGGCCGTAGTTTCCAGAAGTTGA